A region of Thermobifida halotolerans DNA encodes the following proteins:
- a CDS encoding DUF3566 domain-containing protein, with protein MAAGAASAPGTGGKAVKTARKAHLTLSRVEPWSMMKFSFVISLVCFIVLFVAVAVLYTGLSYLGVFDAVTELISSLTEGDDGGDDLNLNPESWFSPTRVLGYTALIGALNVILITALATVTAMLYNLAADLVGGLDVTLSETE; from the coding sequence ATGGCAGCAGGAGCGGCCTCCGCGCCGGGCACCGGTGGCAAGGCTGTCAAGACGGCCCGCAAGGCGCACCTGACACTGAGCCGGGTCGAGCCGTGGTCGATGATGAAGTTCAGTTTCGTCATCTCCCTGGTCTGCTTCATCGTGCTGTTCGTGGCGGTTGCCGTCCTCTACACCGGGTTGTCCTACCTGGGTGTCTTCGACGCGGTGACCGAACTGATCTCGTCGCTGACCGAAGGCGACGACGGGGGAGACGACCTCAACCTCAACCCGGAGAGCTGGTTCTCGCCCACCCGGGTGCTCGGTTACACCGCCCTGATCGGGGCCCTGAACGTCATCCTCATCACGGCTCTGGCCACCGTCACCGCGATGCTCTACAACCTCGCCGCCGATCTCGTGGGCGGCCTCGACGTGACCCTGAGCGAAACCGAGTAG